The Streptomyces sp. NBC_01197 genome window below encodes:
- a CDS encoding M9 family metallopeptidase, with protein sequence MHCRSILPRVLAAGLAAGGLVAGLMSTQAAAATSNTRYASSAAASAPAAAMQAAEQHGKATPTGAETVRSQAAATRAKPLPAKLRGEPTALDSAKPSKPHLSAHAALHAAGAAKSAAVTSCTTSDFSGRSGSDLVSYIKTVDWSSCINPLFSLTGSDAHAVFNQSQMLAVANGIAGAAGSYTGDDSGGLNELMYFMRAGYYVQYGDPQDVGTYDSSLRSAVENGFNTLFASSHANDVSAGNGGVLEQAFVLTDSAQVQADYLDVYGRYLNAYTSSAWDAVPEMDRALNAIYTPLWRGPGMSDFVTAVTTDSRITDTLYNFTLNHRDLLGGDNDVLDSNAGNDLANFIQIPALQSKIRPLIKGLLDGSSITGATDNLWVHVAYRASTGDPDQCSYYGVCDLTKQLTAAALPINNACSNFTIMAQALTAKEQSDVCTSLSNEVAFYQNQVKTTTPIPGEYFNLKMVIFGSRADYMTYSWAIFGNDTDNGGETLTGTPTDPDNIAYSILYQWPTDNGFPANAWNLNHEFAHVQQSIYDMKGDFGTQITVPDVWWIEGQAEYVSYSYRNLTDDGALTEAAKHTYKLSQLFQNTYAIDDETRTYPWGYLAVRYMTEKHPDQIQAMLAKMRTGDYQGAYAVYNNIGTSYDADFDAWLDALGDGSGNGGGSAAACTDTKTQVMGQNCFRSDQSRVAGDTDYLYIWLPAGTTTLKVNTSGGSGNADLYYDPTTWAGPSTFTEKSTHSDNAESITVNNTEAGYRYISLYAVTDFSGVTVTTSF encoded by the coding sequence ATGCACTGTCGATCCATCCTGCCCAGAGTTCTGGCCGCTGGTCTGGCGGCCGGAGGGCTCGTCGCCGGCCTGATGAGCACCCAGGCCGCCGCGGCGACGAGCAACACCAGGTATGCCTCATCAGCGGCCGCGTCGGCACCCGCCGCAGCCATGCAGGCCGCCGAACAGCACGGGAAAGCCACACCGACCGGAGCTGAGACCGTTCGGTCCCAAGCCGCCGCCACCAGAGCCAAGCCGTTGCCCGCGAAACTGCGCGGGGAGCCGACTGCCCTGGATTCGGCCAAGCCGTCCAAGCCGCACCTGTCGGCGCACGCGGCACTCCATGCGGCCGGTGCTGCCAAGTCTGCCGCCGTCACGTCGTGCACCACGTCGGACTTCTCGGGCCGGTCCGGCAGCGACCTGGTGTCGTACATCAAGACGGTGGACTGGAGCTCCTGCATCAACCCGCTGTTCAGCCTGACCGGCTCGGACGCGCACGCCGTGTTCAACCAGTCCCAGATGCTCGCGGTGGCGAACGGCATCGCCGGCGCGGCGGGCTCCTACACCGGTGACGACTCCGGCGGCCTGAACGAGCTGATGTACTTCATGCGCGCCGGCTACTACGTGCAGTACGGAGACCCCCAGGATGTCGGCACGTACGACTCCTCGCTCCGCAGCGCCGTCGAGAACGGGTTCAACACGCTGTTCGCCAGCAGCCACGCGAACGACGTCAGTGCGGGAAACGGCGGTGTGCTGGAGCAGGCGTTCGTCCTCACCGACAGCGCGCAGGTGCAGGCCGACTACCTGGATGTCTACGGCCGGTACCTCAACGCCTACACCAGCAGTGCGTGGGACGCCGTCCCGGAGATGGACCGGGCGCTGAACGCGATCTACACCCCGCTGTGGCGCGGTCCGGGGATGTCGGACTTCGTCACCGCGGTCACCACGGATTCCCGTATCACCGACACGCTCTACAACTTCACCCTCAACCACCGCGACCTGCTCGGCGGGGACAACGACGTCCTCGACTCGAACGCGGGCAACGACCTGGCCAACTTCATCCAGATACCGGCCCTGCAGAGCAAGATCCGCCCGCTCATCAAGGGTCTGCTGGACGGCTCGTCCATTACCGGTGCCACGGACAACCTGTGGGTGCACGTCGCCTATCGGGCCAGCACCGGGGACCCGGACCAGTGCTCCTACTACGGCGTCTGCGACCTGACGAAGCAGCTCACCGCGGCGGCGCTGCCGATCAACAACGCCTGCAGCAACTTCACCATCATGGCGCAGGCGCTGACAGCGAAGGAGCAGTCCGACGTCTGCACGAGCCTGTCGAACGAGGTCGCGTTCTACCAGAACCAAGTCAAGACCACGACGCCGATCCCTGGTGAGTACTTCAACCTGAAGATGGTCATCTTCGGGAGCAGGGCCGACTACATGACCTACTCGTGGGCGATCTTCGGCAACGACACCGACAACGGCGGCGAGACGCTGACCGGCACACCGACCGACCCCGACAACATCGCCTACTCCATCCTCTACCAATGGCCGACCGACAACGGCTTCCCGGCCAACGCGTGGAACCTCAACCATGAGTTCGCGCACGTCCAGCAGTCCATTTACGACATGAAGGGCGACTTCGGCACCCAGATCACCGTCCCGGACGTCTGGTGGATCGAGGGCCAGGCGGAGTACGTCTCGTACTCCTACCGCAACCTCACCGACGACGGCGCGCTGACCGAGGCGGCCAAGCACACCTACAAGCTCAGCCAGCTCTTCCAGAACACCTACGCCATCGACGACGAAACCCGCACCTACCCGTGGGGTTACCTGGCCGTCCGGTACATGACCGAGAAGCACCCGGACCAGATCCAGGCCATGCTGGCCAAGATGCGGACCGGGGACTACCAGGGCGCCTACGCCGTCTACAACAACATCGGCACCAGCTACGACGCCGACTTCGACGCCTGGCTCGACGCTCTGGGCGATGGCAGCGGCAACGGGGGTGGCTCGGCCGCGGCCTGCACCGACACCAAAACACAGGTGATGGGCCAGAACTGCTTCAGGTCGGACCAGTCCCGGGTTGCCGGTGACACCGACTACCTGTACATCTGGCTGCCGGCCGGCACCACCACTCTGAAGGTCAACACCAGCGGCGGCAGCGGCAATGCCGACCTCTACTACGACCCGACGACATGGGCAGGCCCGTCCACCTTCACCGAGAAGTCCACCCACTCCGACAACGCCGAGAGCATCACCGTCAACAACACCGAGGCGGGCTACCGGTACATCAGCCTGTACGCGGTGACCGACTTCAGCGGGGTCACCGTCACCACGTCGTTCTGA
- a CDS encoding LysR family transcriptional regulator: MELELRHLRMLCTIADTMSLGRTATVLGCSQPAVSSQLKRIERLMGEDLFVRGSAGVTPTRFGVEVVVQAREVVALASVIGRRSTAGHRGTDRVLRVAATNTPILPGLLQRARTVLPALTTQVSSVYSSAEIIRLLEDDKLDVAVAVDYPGRELGHSDAVVRRGIVTEPSFVAMPATHPASGQLDVPLLDLAGDAWFLTPDDGAGWPGVCYDAFQAAGFTPATVHEYLGDRDQLQRMIADGLGISVVQATCKPNPGVVVKPLAGTPLWCRYVLVWHRERVPDEVAETFFGAALAAYEELIVRAPHFRTWAARHYRTPRRQP, encoded by the coding sequence ATGGAACTCGAACTCCGACACCTGCGGATGCTGTGCACGATCGCGGACACGATGAGCCTCGGCCGGACGGCCACCGTCCTGGGGTGCTCGCAGCCCGCGGTGAGTAGTCAACTGAAGCGCATCGAGCGGCTCATGGGCGAGGACCTCTTCGTCAGGGGCAGTGCGGGGGTGACACCGACGCGCTTCGGGGTCGAGGTGGTGGTGCAGGCGCGCGAGGTGGTCGCGCTGGCGAGCGTGATCGGGCGCCGGTCCACCGCGGGCCACCGCGGGACCGACCGGGTGCTGCGGGTGGCCGCGACGAATACGCCCATCCTGCCGGGGCTCCTGCAGCGGGCGCGCACCGTCCTGCCGGCGCTGACCACGCAGGTGAGCAGCGTGTACTCCTCAGCCGAGATCATCAGGCTGCTTGAGGACGACAAGCTGGACGTCGCCGTCGCTGTCGACTATCCCGGCCGGGAGCTGGGGCATTCGGATGCCGTGGTACGTCGTGGCATCGTCACCGAGCCCAGCTTTGTGGCCATGCCCGCCACCCACCCCGCGAGCGGGCAACTGGATGTGCCACTGCTCGATCTGGCGGGGGACGCCTGGTTCCTGACGCCCGATGACGGTGCGGGCTGGCCCGGTGTCTGCTACGACGCCTTCCAGGCGGCCGGCTTCACACCCGCCACCGTGCACGAGTACCTCGGTGACCGGGACCAGTTGCAGCGGATGATCGCCGACGGGCTGGGGATCTCCGTCGTCCAGGCGACGTGCAAGCCGAACCCGGGTGTGGTCGTCAAGCCGCTGGCCGGCACGCCGTTGTGGTGCCGCTATGTGCTGGTGTGGCACCGGGAGCGGGTGCCGGACGAGGTCGCGGAGACGTTCTTCGGCGCGGCCCTGGCCGCTTACGAGGAACTCATCGTCCGGGCACCGCACTTCCGGACGTGGGCCGCCCGCCATTACCGGACCCCACGGAGGCAGCCGTAG
- a CDS encoding aminopeptidase P family protein, whose product MTEGRPPKLTGIPAFNAYMGTRWDTLDRTPSVVPGAAAAAAAHRARLAEALPGRTVVVAAGEAPIRSNDTAYDFRPDSDFYWLTGCAIENAVVVVHAGDAVLFIPPPAYPGDPAFWSDTRYGELWVGAAPGPEGWARVLGVEVRPLAELRDEVSADQEAARTLASLRMYKDAWETDQLRQAVDRTVEGFAEVVREIPAAIAGRGERWLQGTFDRYARAYGNGPGYASIVGGGKHAPTLHWVRCDGPVLPEELLLLDMGVEVASHYTADVTRTFPASGRFSAAQRQVHDLVEKAHRAGLAAVGPGRRFSEFHYAAMEVIACGLADWGLLPVSVDEALSDAGQQHRRYLICGIGHHLGLDVHDCAQAAPEAYQDASMGEGMVLTVEPGLYFHAHDLTVPPELRGIGVRIEDDILITAEGSDVLSRALPLDADGLEGWMVAQ is encoded by the coding sequence GTGACTGAGGGCAGGCCCCCGAAACTGACCGGGATACCCGCGTTCAACGCCTACATGGGCACGCGGTGGGACACCCTGGACCGCACGCCCTCGGTCGTGCCCGGCGCCGCCGCGGCCGCGGCCGCCCACCGTGCCAGGCTCGCTGAGGCGCTGCCAGGCCGGACTGTCGTGGTCGCCGCGGGCGAGGCGCCGATCCGCAGCAACGACACCGCGTACGACTTCCGCCCGGACAGCGACTTCTACTGGCTGACCGGCTGCGCGATCGAGAACGCCGTCGTCGTGGTGCATGCCGGCGACGCCGTCCTCTTCATTCCGCCGCCCGCCTATCCCGGCGACCCGGCCTTCTGGTCCGACACCCGTTACGGCGAGCTGTGGGTGGGGGCCGCGCCCGGGCCCGAGGGCTGGGCGCGGGTGCTCGGCGTCGAGGTGCGCCCGCTGGCGGAGTTGCGCGACGAGGTGTCGGCGGACCAGGAGGCCGCCCGCACCCTCGCTTCCTTGCGGATGTACAAGGACGCCTGGGAGACCGACCAGTTGAGGCAGGCGGTGGACCGCACCGTCGAGGGGTTCGCTGAGGTTGTCCGGGAGATCCCGGCCGCGATCGCCGGCCGTGGCGAGCGCTGGCTGCAGGGCACCTTCGACCGGTACGCCCGGGCATACGGCAACGGCCCCGGCTACGCGTCGATCGTCGGCGGCGGCAAGCATGCGCCCACTCTGCACTGGGTGCGCTGCGACGGCCCGGTGCTCCCCGAGGAACTGCTGCTGCTCGACATGGGAGTGGAAGTCGCCAGTCACTACACCGCCGACGTCACTCGCACCTTCCCGGCCTCGGGACGATTCTCTGCCGCCCAGCGGCAGGTGCACGACCTGGTGGAGAAGGCGCACCGGGCGGGACTCGCGGCCGTCGGCCCCGGTCGCCGCTTCAGCGAGTTCCACTACGCCGCCATGGAGGTGATCGCGTGCGGGCTCGCCGACTGGGGCCTGCTGCCGGTCTCGGTGGACGAGGCGCTGTCCGATGCAGGCCAGCAGCACCGCCGTTACCTGATCTGCGGCATCGGCCACCACCTCGGCCTCGACGTGCACGACTGCGCGCAGGCCGCTCCCGAGGCGTACCAGGATGCCTCGATGGGTGAGGGAATGGTGCTCACCGTCGAGCCGGGGCTCTACTTCCACGCCCACGACCTGACGGTGCCGCCGGAGCTGCGGGGGATCGGCGTGCGCATCGAGGACGACATTCTGATCACCGCCGAGGGCTCGGACGTGCTGTCCCGCGCGCTGCCGTTGGACGCCGACGGCCTGGAGGGATGGATGGTCGCCCAGTGA
- a CDS encoding dihydrodipicolinate synthase family protein: MTNSAKPWHGVHVATALPFHEGLSVDYDAFAEHIRFLAAGGCDGVTPNGSLGEYQTLTAEERARVVETAVQAAPDGFGVMPGVAAYGAFEARRWAEQAAEAGATSLLLLPPNAYRAERAAVVEHYREVAKVGLPVVAYNNVIDTKVDLTPDLLAELFQEGTIVGVKEFTGDVRRAYQIAELAPGLDLLVGADDVLLELGMAGAVGWIAGYPNMLPRSTVELYGLATSGDPADLARALPVYRDLHPLLRWDSKTEFVQSIKLSMDIAGLKGGACRPPRLPLSPEQTARVTADTEAVLAKGYK; this comes from the coding sequence ATGACCAACTCCGCGAAGCCCTGGCACGGAGTCCACGTTGCCACGGCCCTGCCGTTCCACGAAGGCCTGTCGGTCGACTACGACGCCTTCGCCGAGCACATCCGCTTCCTGGCCGCCGGCGGCTGCGACGGCGTGACGCCCAACGGCTCGCTGGGCGAGTATCAGACGTTGACCGCCGAGGAGCGCGCCCGCGTCGTCGAGACCGCCGTCCAGGCCGCTCCCGACGGCTTCGGTGTGATGCCGGGCGTCGCCGCGTACGGTGCGTTCGAGGCCCGGCGCTGGGCCGAGCAGGCCGCCGAGGCCGGCGCCACCTCGCTGCTGCTCCTGCCGCCCAACGCCTACCGGGCAGAGCGGGCGGCGGTCGTGGAGCACTACCGCGAGGTCGCCAAGGTCGGGCTTCCGGTCGTGGCCTACAACAACGTGATCGACACCAAGGTCGACCTCACCCCCGACCTGCTCGCCGAACTCTTCCAGGAGGGCACGATCGTCGGTGTCAAGGAGTTCACCGGCGACGTCCGCCGGGCCTACCAGATCGCCGAACTGGCGCCGGGCCTGGACCTCCTCGTCGGCGCCGACGACGTGCTGCTCGAACTCGGCATGGCAGGTGCCGTCGGCTGGATCGCCGGCTACCCGAACATGCTCCCGCGAAGCACCGTCGAGCTGTACGGGCTGGCCACCTCCGGCGACCCGGCTGACCTGGCCCGCGCTCTGCCGGTCTACCGCGACCTGCATCCGCTGCTGCGCTGGGACTCCAAGACCGAGTTCGTGCAGTCCATCAAACTGTCGATGGACATCGCCGGGCTCAAGGGCGGCGCCTGCCGGCCGCCGCGGCTGCCGCTGTCGCCCGAACAGACCGCCCGGGTCACCGCCGACACCGAGGCGGTTCTCGCCAAGGGCTACAAGTGA